Sequence from the Parus major isolate Abel chromosome 1, Parus_major1.1, whole genome shotgun sequence genome:
GGAATCAGCCTCTCCGGGGGCTGACAAACCTGGCCACGCGGTGGGAAAgctcttctcccttttttccctcccagcagctctcgGAAGGGGGCTGCAAGCCGCTGCTGTTGGACCGGCGCCTGGCAGGCTCCAGGCGCCGGCCCTGCGGGAGAGGAGGATCCCGAAGGGCCCGGCAGGCCAGCCCGCCCCTGGCGGGGTACCCAAGGCGGCCGCTTGCCCTCTCCCGGCCCGCTATAAGAGCTGCTCGCGGCTGGCAGCAGCTACGGCCGGCCGTGCTGGGGGCGCGCTTCCTTCTTACTGTTATTCATATTTATTGCTGCTGCTCGTCTCTCCCGTGTTCACAGGCAGGTAGGTAGGCACATGCACACGCATGTGTGTACGGGACACGGCGGTGCGCCCCAGCAGCCGGGCATGCGGGGGCGGGCCCGCCGGCGGAGCGGCCTTTGCCTCCCTGCGCCCGCCCGCACCCCCGATTTAATCGTTTCCCTCCCTTTTATTATtacccctccttttttttctttttttttctttatttttttaaaccccCCGCTTTTCTTCCCCGCCGTTCCCGCTCCCCGCAGCCGTGGCGGGGCCGGGGTAACACGCGGTGACGATCCCCTCCGCAGGCCATGTCCTCCGTGAGGATCGAGTGCGTGGCCAAGGAGGGCTACAGGATCGGGGAGTCGCCCGTGTGGGACGAGAAGGAGGGCGCGCTGCTGTGCGTGGACATCACGGGCAGGAAGGTGTGCCGCTGGAGCCCGCTCACCGGGGAAACGCGGGCCATTCCCGTGGGTAAGGAGCCGCTGCAAAACCCTCCTGCGTGTGCGGGAGCTGCGTGTGGGACTCGGGCTGTGACCCTCGGCAGCTGCACggtgctcagagctggagaGCTTCCCCTACAGCCTCCCTGTCCTCGCTGGCCAGCATGCTGGGAGACACTAAATACAGACCAGACCCGGTCCTGGGGACTTTCCTTACGACTTTTTGCTACTGGGTTATGTTTGATCTATTGCTTTCCCCTCTAAGCTGTCCACAGCTTGATCTCCTTAGCTCGTACCTTGTCCCAGAAGTAAACTTCTGTTGGTGTCTGTAGTAGTTCTGATGTGAGTGACCAATGCTCATAACATCTTCTGTATTAAAGGAAGATTTCCAATAACGCGTTAAAAAGTTGATACTAAGGTAGTGGTGTCACCAGCTAGAGTCTCAATGGttcaagtattttttccagaaaggaagaaatatgaTATTAAAAAGTGattgcattaaaaaatcattGCAGATTTACTGCTGGATATGATAGAGTAAATATTTGTGTTGGTAGACAGCTCCTTCAGTGGTTTCAGTACCATTTGTTGTTTTCTCACATTCACTAGCACTTGGTAAAAATCAATTTTGTCTACTTATAAGATGTTCGCATTACTCACTAGAAACTGATCTGGGCTAATCTGCCTTTCAGATTACAGTAGTTGCCAATTTCAAGATGAAAGAAGGCCTGATGCTAATCTTGGAAATGTTGCTTCCCAAATTTACCTTCTCTTAGCTTAGCTGAGGGAGTGTGcttctccctgcctttcccccAAACTGATCTACTCTCCAAGGTGTAGTATTTTACTTGTGGTCTCACTGGAGCTGTGGAagagagagcagctgaaatagctatttattattattattattatttttaattttttttaaaaaatttgtattgtttcctttctttaacAATGAAATAGTTATGATTAATAGCTGTGCCTTTGGGAATgccatgattaaaaaaaacccatcaaaaccccaaacaaccaaagAATGCCATGGGATTATCATAGTAGGTTTCCAAAGTGGAAACTAAGagaaattattcattattaaagCTTTTAATAAGAGAATTACAACGACCCTGTGTTCAGAGACAGCTTCAAATGCCTTTTATAATTCCGCAGGGGAAACACCATAGCTGCATAACTGTGCCTGAAAAGGACACCTATGGTCAGTTTTGGGTATAAGATGGTGCTGCAAATCAATCAATTCCTGCAGAATGCTGCTTTAATAAAGCCCTCCGGGGTCGCAGGGCACTGAGCTGGGTACACGGTCTGAGGCGCTCCTTGCGCTGGGTCTGTGCGGTGAACAGCAGGGTGGCTGTGTCCTCATGCACCCCTTTCCTCTGGGGTGATTTGTCAGGAAGGTATGGAGCTGTTCTTGTGGCTGCAGGGGCACCTGGGTGTCCACCAGCTCCAGTGGACAGCTGTGCTTGGGGACTGCTCCCCCCCAGGCTCGGGGGGTGCCCTGGGTGCACCTCCTGCCCAGGAGGAAGGACTCTGCTAAACCACAGCCCCGTTGTTTTCCTGCGAGAACAAAAGTATATTTGCAATCCCATGCTCAGCTAGGAAAGCTCCTCTGCTGATACAGGCAGAAAACCACTTTTATTAGTGTGGTTACCGGCAATCCGAAGAGCAGCAAAATTACTTCATGTGGCAGGTGCCACACATGGCTGAGGGGACTCTGATGGGAAGAAGGAGTGGCACCCCAGTGTAAATGAGCCCAGACCACCAGCAGCCTCGGCTGCCAGAGCTGAGCTTGCAGTCAGGTgctcacctccagtgctggggacaaaTAGCATTCGGATTTCTGGCGTGCTGGTACTGCTGCCAGGGCTCCAAAGGGAAGGGGCATCCTGAGCCATGAGTAAACAGCTGGAAAGGAGCAGTTCTTCTTGTCACCCAGTGGTGGCTGGTGGTGGTTATAAATGTGAAAGTATTTCCTAATTATACCCCTGCAAAGCTATAAATACAAGAaatgtttcagttttaaattagaaaattagtGACTAGTCCCATTTATAGAAAATATGCCAGACTTAGCTGTCCTGCCTAAAATTATTATTCCTTAGATTGCATCTGATTGTAGGCTTTTACAGAAATGTTGTCTTCACActcactggttttgtttttttttttttactaattcCTTTATAGTAACCTGCAATTGAGGTTTTATGCATAATAGCTCAAGTGAGTGTAAACTAATCATGGAGCACTTACTagttttcagtgttgttttagCTCTTGGGAAGCTCTGCCACTCCATGGTGTGtttttggtgctgctggaggctggttTGAGCGGCACAGAAGAGTGTGGTGTGGGAGGGTGTCTCTCCTGCCCAGTGTGACCTGTCCCAGTGCAGAGATActctgcctccagcactgcagggctcatttacacaggagctgtgcaaaATAAACACGGTTGTTCTAGAGCTCTTGTGGCAATTGATTTTTCCCTTGGTGAAAGGGAAACACATGCAGTAAGCTATTGTAAAAAGCATATGTTCCTGTCCCCATTtttatactcttttttttttttttaataaagcaccTAGCACACCTAGGTGCTGGTAATGATTATACCTCCTGGTAGCAGTGGTCATACTCAAGTTCATGTGGCATAATCTGTTTCTATGCATTTAAACATCAATTTTGTTGGTAGAAAAGTAGATTGTTTCTCTTGCCTGTGGTTTCGCCGAGTTCAGCTGGCATGTCTAAAGTGGGCAGAAAAGAAGTATCTCTTCACAGCACATCTCACTTTTCAATTTCACCCCGTTTCCAGACGCTCCTGTGAGCTCTGTGGCTCTCCGGAAGTCTGGGGACTATGTCATCACCCTGGGAACCAGGTTTGCTGCTTTGAAGTGGAAAGAGGAGCTGGTAACCACCATTACTCAAGTGGACAAGGATAAAGCAAATACCCGGTTCAATGATGGGAAGGTGGATCCTGCAGGGAGGTATTTCGCAGGTATGCTGCAgtctctctcctcctctggtGCTTGCTGGGTTGTGGTGATAAGATGTAATGATCAGTTCTGGATGCAGCAAGCTTTCCTTCATAGTTAAACGGTGGGGATTTATTTTGCTATATTCAAACAGAGTTTAAACCCATTTACCAATCTGTTTATATCACCTGGGCACTATCTAATCTGGACTGTTTTGTTGAAAAGAGGCTGACTACTTGGAGCCTGCCTAGTTTAAGATCCTGGCCTTGCCTCTTCCCTGTCAGTTGCTTGTTTTAAACTTTGGAAGGGTGCtaatagaaaatacttttccagTGAGAAATTTATTATATTGCGTGGTTTGTTCTCTGTAACTCagaatattatttctaaaaactATTCATCCTGGAGATGAGAAGGTTCAGGGGATCCCACCTGACTGGGGAGGGAGTAGAAGAGCTGgaggccaggctctgctcagtgatGCCTACTGAAAGACCAGGAGTGGGCACACACTGAAACTCAGCCAATTCTGTATGAACgcaaaaaaattcttttactGAGAATgatcaaacactggaacagattgtccagagagaGTATGGAGTCTTCATCCATGGACATCTTCAGCACCCATCACTGGTGGGAGGAACCTGTGGTGTctgaccctgctctgagcaggaggtGATCCTGATGATGCCCTCTGTGCCCTCCAGCCTCAGCTGTGATCCTGTCctcctgttttttaaaacaccATTTTGTGCTTCTGCTGTGTCGCTCAGTCCTGAGGCCTACCTTAACCTGCATTTACCCAGCCTCTTCAAGAGCCAGTCTCAGCTGCCAACTTCAACCTCAAAGACGAGATTTGCTTTAAAAGAGGCTTTAGTGTAAGACTCATTCTGAGGGAGGAGGTAATGTTTTTCTACTCTCTCAGCTCCACAAGACATGAAGATTTACTTTAAGTTAAATGCTGGCCACACCTGTCTTAATATATGAATGACtgaatgaaacattttgcagGAATCATGCTGCACACCATTTCTGCCTCAGAAATGTTCATCAAAAGAACAAAGGCTGTGTTTTGCCACCTGCTGCTAAAAGCAAGCACTTTGGAAgttcacctttttcttttgcttttaactCAGTTTATTCCTCAAATTTCAGAAGCCCGCTGTGGCACTCCCTTCTACATTGGCAGTGTGATCTGGAGGAGGGTCCATTTACTCTGAACCCTTTCTCCCCTTTGGCTCTGCACAGGTACGATGGCAGAGGAGATTCGTCCTGCCGTGCTGGAGAGACACCAGGGCTCTCTGTACACCCTCTTGCCTGACCTCTCAGTGGTGAAGCACTTTGACCAGGTGGACATTTCTAACGGGCTGGACTGGTCACTGGATCACAGAATCTTCTTTTACATTGACAGCTTGTCCTACTCGGTGGATGCCTTTGATTATGACCTCCAAACTGGGAAAATTGGTATGAATggttgtgttttaaaataattgcttgtGCCTAAAGACTGTGATGTTTGTTTCTGCTCTGGTTATTCCACAGAGATGATCAGAGCTTTGGGAGCACTAATCCAGAAACCTCTTTTGAGCAAAACAACAGAAGCCATATTAACATCTGTCTGCACCTGTGTAGGCTCCTGGCTCAAACCAGTCAGGGTCGTTTGGTAATActataaagtatttaaattgCGAGGCAGTTTGAGTAGTAATCTGTACCACTGTTACTACACACAAGGCATATCTGATCTTCCAGTAAAAAGGACAAAGTGTATCTCACCTGTCTCTTCCTGTGGCTGAGTGTTTCTTGTTACTGGGAGCACAGGCAAAGTGACAGCAAGCTTGAAGTCTTGCGCAAAACCTCTGCCAGCTTCACTAGGTATTTTTTCACTCCTCaccctgttttgttttttaaaatacaagctACTGAATGAAGATTTTGCAGAAAGAACAGGGCAACAACGGTAGCAGTAACTCAAAGCTTCcttcattaatttaaaacaaaacaacgCCTTAAGGGCTTCTACAAGCTtgggcaaaagaaaaattccgGTGACTAGGACTAGTAATTTACTTTTGAGTACACGGGCTGcagtattttgctttgaaagaacCCAGCCAATTTGATGTTTAGTTTTAGAACTCTGAATTTAAAGTGATTTTGGATGTAGCACCTTGTCCTAATGTCTCTCTGCTATGGCTTACAACTGaatttttccttagaaaataaggtacttctctctctctcactcacTCTTGGTTGCTCATTCTGTGGGCAGTCTGACAATCCCCAGGAGCAAAAAGgaaactcattaaaaatattgctgcatAGGAGAAACATTGAAGTTGTCAGAgcataaaataaacaatgttGGGAAGTtgggtttaattttctttaataacaCTGGATAAAAGTTCAGATagagttgtttgtttttaggttGATAGTATGCCTTTGAAATTGATGCTTTTCCTAACTCTGTGTTTATGTAAGCTCTCAGTTTATATATCTGAAAGTCAGTTTTGTGTTGGAGCAGTGATTATTG
This genomic interval carries:
- the LOC107213031 gene encoding regucalcin isoform X1 — its product is MSSVRIECVAKEGYRIGESPVWDEKEGALLCVDITGRKVCRWSPLTGETRAIPVDAPVSSVALRKSGDYVITLGTRFAALKWKEELVTTITQVDKDKANTRFNDGKVDPAGRYFAGTMAEEIRPAVLERHQGSLYTLLPDLSVVKHFDQVDISNGLDWSLDHRIFFYIDSLSYSVDAFDYDLQTGKIGNRRNIYKLEKEESIPDGMCIDTEGKLWVACYDGGRVIRLDPETGKRLQTVKLPVDKTTSCCFGGKDYSEMYVTSASDGMDKEWLSWQPQAGGIFKITGLGVKGIPPYPFAG
- the LOC107213031 gene encoding regucalcin isoform X2; its protein translation is MSSVRIECVAKEGYRIGESPVWDEKEGALLCVDITGRKVCRWSPLTGETRAIPVDAPVSSVALRKSGDYVITLGTRFAALKWKEELVTTITQVDKDKANTRFNDGKVDPAGRYFAGNRRNIYKLEKEESIPDGMCIDTEGKLWVACYDGGRVIRLDPETGKRLQTVKLPVDKTTSCCFGGKDYSEMYVTSASDGMDKEWLSWQPQAGGIFKITGLGVKGIPPYPFAG